The stretch of DNA AACTGGTTAGCTGGAGCTTGTTGTGACCAAGTTACATGTAACTGAATGGCTGAATTGTGTTGTGTTCTCAACTATGTCAATGCTAAGTCAGGGTTGGGGCATGCTGCAGTGTCAAACAAGACTATATTTGTCAGATTCCAATGTGGCACTGAAATCATAGATTTCTGATGCAGCAAACACACTAAAGGCAACTGACAGCACTGCATTACCATAGCAACACCATCCATGTGAGAAGAGAGCTCAACATATTCAGCCTCATCAAATCTCATGGGCTCACTGCACCACCTGATGGCCTGCAACGAGCATGACAGTGTATGCAGTGCAAGGCTATATTTGGCATTCAAATTATAATTGCAAGGCATATATTCTTTCAGGCTAATTATTTAATGTGAATCAGGGCGGCTAACGACAGTCATGTGAACAAtagaaaaaaagtagaaaaagtcATAACTGTGTACccgaagaaaacaaaataaacaaaaaaacaagaagaaagaaatgatGTCCACACACCCACAATCTCATAGGGTCAAATGTCTCTGCCAGTCACCTTTTTCTATACTTACCGACTGGCTTCGAGGCATGTTAGATGATTTCTGTCATAAGGAATATCAATGATAAAATTCAGCAAAGTGTCATGTTGCAACATTAGCAATACTGCAGTAGCATTTTCCACAAAACATGCTAAACTACTCTCTTAAAACTACAAATATCAGCTCTTCATACAACTTTAGCAATATGTTTAGCTACCTATAGAACAAAAAAGGAGTATAAGCAGAAGAATACATCCCCTTATCATACTCAGACACTACATCATCAGACATACTGTTGTAAACATATATTGTATACTTTGGTGGGAGCTGTAATGAGTAAAGAACAATGTGCAGTGTTTATAGTTGGCATGAAACATATTAACCCCAAATAAAAGAGTTTTAAATAATGTATGGAAGTTAAACTAACCATGGTGCAGAATACAAAAACATACGGTGCACCTGCAAAGTAACTTGGCATGGTTCATTGGCACAAGTATTTTTGAAACGTGTACGTAAAGAAATGTACAGATATGTATTCGTAAATAATCCGGACTTTCAGTCACTCCAACTAACTTATGTGAGATTTATTTCATTAGCTGCTTAACCTACTTcataaatgttatttatatcGTTTGCGATGTGCTGAGTCAGATAATAGTCCATCCTCAACAAATGGCGCGGTAATGCCTGTAATTTAACGTTTAAATGCAATCTAAGCAGCAACAAACATACAATAATTTCAGAGATGGATGTAGATAGCAGTGGACAATCACAAAGCTACGACAAAAGAGTTTGCTAACTGCTAGCTTTCTGTATTAGCATGCGTTAAATGTTAGCAACAAACCTTGGCTCTCCCAGCTTCTAGTTTTCTCCGCCGTTCATCTTCATCCATGTCTTGGTTTAAATAAAGACGTTAAAATGTTAGGACATCCGTCCTAATTCAGTCATAGGCCCACAACAGTCCTGCACTAATAGAATAAGTTAGCTAAAACAAAATCTTTGAGCTTCCTTTACACACAACTGTCAACAGATAATATTCAATATGGCCGCCAAGTCAGTTAAACTCCGCCCTTATCGCGTTTGCTTGAATTAATGACCCAATCAAATTGCTTTGTTCTATGTCTTCAGCCAATTGAATTGCGTTCATTCCCCTCTCTGTTTCCCGCATCAGTTAATACTGCCCCCTGCCATGCAAGTCAGTCAAAAAAAAGGTTTCTAACCAATCATATTGCTGAGTAGGGCCATCTATCTTAGATTGACGGCTACTGTAGCCAATCAGAGCAAGCTCattcattccctccactggtctatatttatgtttacttagcaccttacatctccatatttgtatccatgtatcatatattgtgctcatactgcgtactgtactcttattttggattatagtgacacttatactcttatactctgtacttaactgcatttaatataacttgatacctctggcacaagaatttccttcgggattaataaagttttatcttatcttatcttatcttatcattcAAGCCAAGCCTCTGCTGGCATGTGTTTTGAATGTACAGATTCCTCTGCTGGCTGTGGAAGTTCCTGGATTGTTTCTAAGGCACCATAACAACCAAACTTTGACAACTGAAGGCATTTTCCATATAAACTGAGTTACCACCATTCAGAACAAAAGGTGTATTGTTATTTAGATTGTCTTGAATAAATAAACCTCAATTttaccacagacagacatgcaaaTTTGCTAAGCTTAGTCCATGTTTATTAACagtcttcatcttcctccctctctcttgaaATGTAGAAACTAGTCATGGCTAAGTGCCAGTGGTAAAAAAGGTGTGTCGCATAGCAACTTCTTTGTGGCAATAGTTTGACTCAGACACGTAGGTGCACACAAAGCTTGTGTTATTCCAAGTGCAGGTAAATTTGATATATAATTGTATGTTAATGGTGTTTCAAAACAACTCAGTTTATTTCAGCACACAGAAATCGCAACTATTATTTGGTCTCTAAATTGCAGAATGGGATTTCTATGGTTGATCATATGACAAGACTCGGACTCAAGCTGCTAAAGAAGGTGGGTGAGACGCCGCCATTTAAACTATGTTTCAATAGTTTAACACATTTCCTGAGAATTATACTAACTTCACAGAGATTAGAACACAACAAGGACATGGACTACAGAGCAGAGTCTGCCCAGTCTGCAAGTAAGATACAGACTATTTTGTATGTAGGTATAAACAGATACATTTTTCTacttaaaattacattttaatattataaacTTGACATTGTTCTGTTGGTATTTGGTCAATGGGCAAAGTTAACCTCAGTTGAGTCTTAGTTCAATTTGTGGTGGAGGTCAGAGGTACTGATTAGTATTGAGCTCATGAGCTTTTCTGTTTAGGAAGTTATGATGCACGGATAGATGCATTCCATCATGCCCTGAGGCGAAAGCAGGACCTGCTGCGAAGACTGAAGGTCAGTAAAAAACTCTTTTCTCATTTCattcatatatataaatgagacCGGAACAAGAACCTGTAAGCATTTTACTACCATTTacaatgtgtatttatttctgtgcaGGAGCAACACATGTTAGAGGACCTCAACAGACCTCATACCTGGGGAGGCTCAGGGAGACAGGACCAGTCGCATTTCATCGCTGCCCTCCCACCCATTGCACCCACCCACGTCTACCAACCATCAACTGTTCTGCCTTTCTTACCCCCTGCACCACCTGCCCAAcctcagcctccacacatcatcCAGCAGACCGTGAGATACTTGACATTAATCTCACCCCAGTATCCCAGATGTTTTTAGTCTATTTCTCGGTGGTGTGATGAGTATATTTGAGTATATGttttaaaaatagatttttacaTTGATAATGTTCTGTTCTATGTACAGCTACcccagcatcctgccaccatcATTCAACAGCTGCCACAGCAGCCTGTGATCGCTCAGGTTCCTCCACCTCAGCTGTACCCTGCACCACGCTCAGGAAGCATCAAAGAGGGTATGTAACAAAAGACAGagatatcttaacttgtgtgttcctgtattGATGTCATTATATATTTTTGTGTTAGACATGGTGGAACTGATGCTGATGCAAAATGCCCAGATGCATCAGATCATAATGCATAATATGATGCTGAAAGCAATGCCTTCCATGGCCCTGGCACCACTGGGAGGGCCGGGGCATTACCCTCAACACACTACATATCATGGGCAGGTACATACAAACAGCGCAACACTGTTTACAACACTTTATTTCCTGTCTCTTTACAACTTTCTGAATCTGTGTTTCCAGGACAGTTACCACGGAAACCAACTTTTTTTAAGGCCAGATGTCAAACCAAGGGGAGGTGTGatccatcatcaccatcactaTGGTCCTACCCCTGCGGCACCACAGCTGCCTCCCATCAGCTACACTTCATGGCCACCAGCGGTATCGTCGGTcccagcaggaccgctaccatCACTGCACCACGTAACAGCGGGCCCTGTTACACTCCCACCTTTATAatgtgcatgcatttttttgtatggTAACTTAGTTCCCTGAAAGGCAATTATTATTCTCACTGATATTCGACCACATGTACGGTAGTTCATTAATTACAGCAGACCGATTTACTGCATAttcctggatttttttttctgtctttcattaattaaatcataataaatattatatacTTTCCCACATTCagtgaaatcttttttttacttGCCACATTAGTAGCTGACGCTTCAGGTGTATCCATTTCCTTAACATTTTTAATGTATAGCAACTttcaaatcaaatatttgtcATTAGCACATTATTTAAAACAGATTAAGCATTTGCTTATTTTCAGTGTACACATAGCCTTGTCTTTAATAGATGAATTTACATCTGtacaaaatgttattttacaggatctataaaacaaacaaaaaaaaacagcaattgcTTGTAATTTAACGTTACTGCACCCTTTTCCCGTGAAATCCAACCAGCAGTATGACAGTACTTATTTTCTCCTGCTCAAGGTACACAACAGACAACACATCCTTGATTCAGAGCTGTCGATTATCATGGCACGTCCctttgataaataaaataatttaaaaatatgtataaGAAAATAGACAGATACACAATCAAATGTTAAGTGACACTCTCTGAATTAACAAATGATTAAAGTGCATATTACTTCATTTCAGGAATTGTCTTAACTTGGTACATGGTGCAGCACTTTTGCTGTTGGTTGGCCTAAAGTGTCAACACTTCAGAGGGATGAGTAGTTTATCTTCATGCActtgtgtcattttgtgtgacagagaagtcaatattacatatattacatgcgcattttttaaaaaatgaatgactGGTACACAAACAAAAGCTGGATGACCTTAAACTAAAATGTACTTGCATACAGCGTCTCTGCTGCTGGGCTTAGAGTAAATTAGATGAATTTAATAATTATGGCTGTCTGGTTATTTACACAGTGCATCTGTGCATGCAGAAGACCGCACTCTCTGTACAATTTACTTTTTAAACAATCTGTGCAAACAGAGACAGGTTTTAGGAAAAGTTTAGAAAATTTACctgtaaaacaataaatgcGAAAAATATGCTATTGAACATGTCGGGTGAATTTTATAGCAGTTATTGTTCATATGTTTTGCAAGCTGAAATGCAAAGCACAGGCTCCTGCTAATGTTAGAAGAACAGATATGCACAATGAAAGTCTGTGTTACCAATGCTTTCATTGTTATAATGACACcatacattcttttttttcttctcatgctGTCATGTTTGTAGACGTGTGAATACAGACAGCAAATTACTGGATAATTGTGGTCACAGTTTGGCCGCAATGATGCATCCAGCAGTGCTGAGTGTGCACAGATTTTGTTTACAACGCAACAACACATGCACTTTCATTATGTTATCCTCAAACACCATAAAGATATGTAGTGTAATCAGATGTCACTAATGGCTGTTGGCTGTCTTGTTGACTTGTTTACCCTGTCTGCCTCTTTAGGCAAATATTACATAAGTCACATTGTAAATCACGAGTGTCATAAGCCCAATAAATCTTTTACTGGCCAGAGACAAAATAAGTCTTTTTTGCATTTACATGTTTCACTACTTTGCTCAAAGAGACTGGGGTCAACCCCAGCTGGACATTTCCATCTTCATCTGTCGGATCAGTTCTGGAGAAAGGTGTGAAAAGGATGAGGATGTGTGTTTGATTATCTGTAGAGGGTGGCTTGGTTATGTAACCtgaagtgagagaaagagagcagaaaATTAATTTATTGTGTATAAGTGTATACAGGCAAATCAACAAAATTTTACATTCATACAAACTGCTTGCACCTTGTGTATGTGAGGAGGCATCTCATCCTCTGAGCTCTCCTCAGGTAGTGGCTCATGGtgtcttgctgctgctgttgctggacCCTCATCTGCCCATCCTCCCATGGGCACACGGGCCGACCTCACTACCTTTCCCCCTGCACTAAAAGGGTCTGAAAacagaaatttttttttaaaaatagataaaatgatttgttatatatataaaaatgctgATACTGTACCTGTGGGCCCACTAAAGCGCCTCTGACTACTGTTGCTGATCTGTGACATCGCCCCCTCCTGTCCCCGGACAGCACTGCTGCTGGACGAAGCTGAGGTGGGAATGACGGTTGGACTGGGGGCTGTAGTGGGGAAAGTGTGCGAGCGAGGGAAATTTCTGGAGTGAGGGTTGGGTTCACTCCTCACTTCATCTGGGATGCTGTCACTGCTTTCATCACTCTCCTGTCTGTGCCACGTGTGACGGGACAGCTCGCCACGAGACTGCTGCTTATGGAGCTTCGGAAAAAGGAAAGAGTCAAATTGGACCCAAGATGGAAAGACGTCTTTAAAAATTTATATCAGAGGTCACATTTACCTCATGCATGTAAAGTGCATGAATGCTCATCTCTGTGGAGGCATACTCCGATAGGACCAAACTGGTAAGCTGACCCTCCCATGCACTGCTACTTGAACTCACAGTTCTGGCATCAGTCCTACATGGTGAGAGCAAAATGTGGACATacaaagaggaggacagaaataTGATGACAAAAATAATGAAGGAAAATCTGATTATTTATAAAGGTGTTTTCTTACCCTGAACCTGCCATTGCTTTCCCTGTGTGGCCTGTAGACCTATGAGCTGCATTTAAACTGCCTCTCAGATGAAGACTGCTGATTGGGGAGAGAGAGCGTAAAGCTGATGCCCCATCGCCTATGCCAGCTACTGCGTGATTGGTCAACGAGCTGTCCCGGCAAAAATGCACAGAAGCCAGTGTGGAGGGACCTGCCAGGAGGTTTGCGACAAGACTCCTTGGCTACAAGACAGACAAAAAGCAAGCAAGTAAGACAGAGTAGATGGAATCACTGTGATACTTAAACATGATGAGTTGATCAGCATACTTCAGACTCTGACAACGACAGTGGCTGTGTGTCAGATGGAGCCCCCGTTGCCTCTCTGTGAACTCTTTCTTTCAGCTGGCTAATAAAGTGCGTGGTCTCTTGTGGAGGTTGCCACTGGGGGTTGGTGATTGCAAAATGCATCAGGGACAACTCTGTCTTCCCATCCTCTGCCTGTTGGTAGATAGATGCCTCCGTTTTCCCCTCTGACATCCACTGTGGATTAATCATCAGTTCATTTAGCCCACTGttcacaaaaacatgtttccagATGCGTCATCATTTGTGTGGTTCTGCCTCACCGCAGGGTGTCCATGCTGCCGGATGTCCATCTGAGCAAATGAGCAGGTGTCTCCCACCCCAACTACCTCCACAGTGAAGTTCCTAAAGAAATCAATGATCTCCAAAGACTTTCTCCTCAGAcagaagatgaggatgatgggAGTCACCACTGGACTAAGCAGCTCCTCTAATATGAAAACCTGTAAATGAACAATTGGCAGGTTAAACTTGGAGATTTCCGAGTCTTGATATTTATTCCTTTGTCCAGTATTTGTACTCACTGCTTTGTATTGGAAGAGCTGAGAGAACTGGTCTCGAGTCTCATATCTATGTGCATTGCCCTGCCAGTGGTCAGGCATGTAGTGGATATGAGCCAAGATGACACGCAACAGCTGCTCAGGACAGAACACCATGTGTTTATCAGGAATAAATGACCTGCAGGGCGAGAATGAAAGGTGATGAAACAGAATTCAGCTTATCATTTCTGGAATACAGTATAATGACAGGAAGTCACTGCAGCATTACACAGTACACCCAGTATTAGACAAAAATACCCCAACTCAACTGTCTGACAGTACTGAAAAAAGGTTCAATGCATTAGAGTTAACACAGCTTCTAAATCTAAAAGTTTAGTAAGTAATATTTCATTAAGTAAAGTGGCTATGATAGAACCTAGTTCATCTGAATGCTTCCCAACATTTCAAGACTGCAGTCAGAAGCTACTTACGAAAGAAAACCCTCTTAAACTCATCAGTTATAAGGCAGAATAATCTGCCAAAGAGTATTAAAGGGATTACAACCCTGGGTAGCTTAAAAACGGGCAATAAAGGATTGACTCGTGGGAAATGGTTAACATGTTCTGTGGTGGGGAATGGAGCTCCATATTTGTATCTGTTCAACAGCGATGAAGGTAATGCATTATAAGAAACTGTGGGAAATCAGTGATATGTTTCATTCATAGCATAAAACATACCTGCAGACTGTGATGCACACTCCAAGCAGTGTTATCGATGAGAGCACATGTTCCACTGCAAGAACATCCTCATCGTAGATGGTAAGAGCGATGAGAACGGCCAGAAGAGAGCCAGCAAAAAACGCCACATTTTTGGCAACAACTGTGAGCAGCGGTGAAAGGAAACAGTTCATATACTTGGATGCAGCCTgaataaaagaacaacaaatgaGAAAGTATTAAGAGCATGATAAAGAAAAACCATCTTGTTATTAAGTCACATTTCTTTCTTACAAACCTAGACAGATAAGCAGAATTTACAGTGTGATTTACGGTCTCTGGGCTCTTGTAAACGTATGTGTTGGTGCACTGACCTTGTAACCTTTGCTGAGGCGTGACATGAGCTCATGGTCGAGTTCATTGAAATGACGCAGGTAACAGCGACCATAAAGAGACCAACATCTGGCTCCCAGAGAACCCGGCTCTCGCTTGATAACCTACATATACATAAACTATCCTCAGGACTGTTCAGTATGAATTGAGAATTCTTTTTTGTCTTGACAGTTTACCTCCGTGTAACTGAAGAAAGCATAGAGAATCTGCCACACCAAGATGACAGGACAAAGCAGCAGATTGGCAATGCCGATCCACAGGATGCGAGATGCTAGCCTGTCTGCAAGTTCGAGTCTGTTACCTCCTCTTTTATACTCTTGTTTTAGACTCCACTCATTCTCAAAGAGAGAGCCTgaggaacaaacaaaacaaaagtactTCTAAGCAACTCAACATACATAACCATGGCATAACCCATACATAACGAACATTTCAAACTCACCTGGTCCCCAAAAGAAGATCAGCTCAAAGTTATATTTGAGACCCCGGGTGTAGAACACAATATCCCCAAGCACAGGAAGCCGAAATCGCACAGGAAGGAGTGATTTGTTCACCATGGCAACCTAGAGAAGTAAAGGAAGAACACTTGTTCAAAACCAGTCAGCTACCAAACTGTATTATTATCATTTCAGCGCAGACATACACACCATGTAGTTTTTAAAGCGGAGGATGCGATGGTAGATGTCAAGCTCTGTCAGTTCTTTTTTATGGATGCAGATCTGGTGTTCCTTCTGGATCTCAACTATCCTGGCTTGAACCTCCTGCCATGTTGCATAGGGGAGCTCTGACTGAAGCATAAACATATAATGTCATCAGAAGAAAACTTCACATGACCCTTTATTAAAGGAACAATAAAGTCATTTCATGCTGCCTCACCATGGACATCTTGAGGGCATTGATGTAGAAGGATCGTATTTCCCAGTAACAGCAAACATTGTAGATGAACTTGACCAGGCGATGTAGCCAAAACACTCCAGAGATTATGAGCACAAAGATAACAAATGCATTGTCTCGGATTCTGGGGAGAAACAGAAGTTCACTTTTTGACATATTTCATAttcaaaaacttttttttcaattGTTTAAGTTCTCTTTTTCAAATCCTTCCTCTGACTTTAACCGTCTGTAACTACACTTGCGTCACATTTGTAGTCCAATGACAGTCCAAATGCAGTAAGGGAAGTTTACTAAATACACTGAGGGACTCACCGGGCACTGCAGACATCCATGGGGAGGAGTGCATCAGGCAGGGTGACTTTAGATGAATCAGTGTGATTTACAAACTTGTTGGCAAACAGGACGTCATAATCCACACAGTTAGCTAGGAACACTGTGAAGCCAACTACAAACAGCAACTGActgaacacagagagaaagaaaccaGACTTCAAACTCCTCACATGATTAATGCAATAAAGGtaaacaccagaaaaaaactaaatgtgtgAAGACTAGGATACATACACCAGCTCAAAGATCTCTCCAAGCAGCATACAGGTAAATCCATTCTTCTGGTGCAGATTATAGACGTATTGGACGTTAAGGAATATTGTCAATGCACCTGGTATGTAAAGGAAGCATAATTCAACTGGCCGAGAAGACAAACAAACTGCCCACGCCCACATTTGTAAAAGGATATCCTCTGGAAGAACAGGTCCAGGTTTTCTATGTGATGCCATTGAGCTGCAAAAGATGATTTCTTACATGAGTGTGGGTGTGTTCATGtggtaaaacaaacacatgatttGTTTGTGATTTGTGTATTCGTATCATACATTTGGCTCCTTCAGGAACGTGCACCAGCAGGTTCTCCTCTCCTGGGGGAGAGTCGCTGTAGGACGCTTCCAGGCGCTGGTACTCTGTGTCAAAGTGCGCCATAGTGACAGCAACTTCTGTCTCACCAGGCCAAACCCTCTGCTACAGACTGCGAGAGACAAGGCATTATGAAGACTGCTGAACGTGACCTgcgctgactgtgtgtgtgtgtgtgtgtctttatggaTTTATTCATTATTGATTCTATAGCTAGTTTCTATTTGTCCTGACCCTTCTGATGAAGGAGGTCAGAAGTCATCAATCAGCAGTACCTTTGAGCAGGACATAGATTCCTGCTGACAAAGGGGATTAATACTGCACAAATACATGGTTAAAGGGCATCCTCCCTCCCATCTATTCAATGTAGAACCCGGTATATAGTAGCTTTGCATTGGATTGTAACTGTAAACATATAAAATGTGTCCAAAGAGCAAGTCACAGCCTTTATGTGGGAAACGATCAGCAGCAATATGCAACTTATGGTAAACAATTCAGAGCTTGTTTACAAATGGAGAAGaatttgctgtgttttttaataactGTGACTTTTTCTAGCTAGTTACCATCAATATTTGGATATTAaagtcaaaacacaaacaaacattgttCATTAGGCCTGTTCCTGTACTACTGACGTGtgtaataacaacaaaacatgtcatcatTAAGCTACAGAATACACGTACCTCCATTTCTGTACAGTACGTCTGATCCAGCTCTGGTTTTTACTCAACATTTCcaactgcaaagaaaaaagagacGTTTTCCTCCAAAGTGCCATATGTAATGTACAGTA from Parambassis ranga chromosome 22, fParRan2.1, whole genome shotgun sequence encodes:
- the atg9a gene encoding autophagy-related protein 9A, coding for MAHFDTEYQRLEASYSDSPPGEENLLVHVPEGAKSQWHHIENLDLFFQRVYNLHQKNGFTCMLLGEIFELVQLLFVVGFTVFLANCVDYDVLFANKFVNHTDSSKVTLPDALLPMDVCSARIRDNAFVIFVLIISGVFWLHRLVKFIYNVCCYWEIRSFYINALKMSMSELPYATWQEVQARIVEIQKEHQICIHKKELTELDIYHRILRFKNYMVAMVNKSLLPVRFRLPVLGDIVFYTRGLKYNFELIFFWGPGSLFENEWSLKQEYKRGGNRLELADRLASRILWIGIANLLLCPVILVWQILYAFFSYTEVIKREPGSLGARCWSLYGRCYLRHFNELDHELMSRLSKGYKAASKYMNCFLSPLLTVVAKNVAFFAGSLLAVLIALTIYDEDVLAVEHVLSSITLLGVCITVCRSFIPDKHMVFCPEQLLRVILAHIHYMPDHWQGNAHRYETRDQFSQLFQYKAVFILEELLSPVVTPIILIFCLRRKSLEIIDFFRNFTVEVVGVGDTCSFAQMDIRQHGHPAWMSEGKTEASIYQQAEDGKTELSLMHFAITNPQWQPPQETTHFISQLKERVHREATGAPSDTQPLSLSESEPRSLVANLLAGPSTLASVHFCRDSSLTNHAVAGIGDGASALRSLSPISSLHLRGSLNAAHRSTGHTGKAMAGSGTDARTVSSSSSAWEGQLTSLVLSEYASTEMSIHALYMHELHKQQSRGELSRHTWHRQESDESSDSIPDEVRSEPNPHSRNFPRSHTFPTTAPSPTVIPTSASSSSSAVRGQEGAMSQISNSSQRRFSGPTDPFSAGGKVVRSARVPMGGWADEGPATAAARHHEPLPEESSEDEMPPHIHKVT
- the c22h21orf58 gene encoding uncharacterized protein C21orf58 homolog, with amino-acid sequence MDYRAESAQSARSYDARIDAFHHALRRKQDLLRRLKEQHMLEDLNRPHTWGGSGRQDQSHFIAALPPIAPTHVYQPSTVLPFLPPAPPAQPQPPHIIQQTLPQHPATIIQQLPQQPVIAQVPPPQLYPAPRSGSIKEDMVELMLMQNAQMHQIIMHNMMLKAMPSMALAPLGGPGHYPQHTTYHGQVHTNSATLGGVIHHHHHYGPTPAAPQLPPISYTSWPPAVSSVPAGPLPSLHHVTAGPVTLPPL